In Deltaproteobacteria bacterium, one DNA window encodes the following:
- the recN gene encoding DNA repair protein RecN has translation MLIEIKVNHFAIIENLHLLFKEGFNVISGETGSGKSVLLKSLSLLMGNKGTSDIIRTGHSQATVEGSFDISSRPDIKEKLESFGFETDEDLLVVRRVISADKSKVYLNGQMSSLNSLRDLVSPLVEVTGPASPLIELTGQHENKNLLSSAYHLDLLDRYSGVWELRNQFISFYSRLKDIESKLEDLNENDRNHAQRLDYLEYQRDEISSLDLQPGEDEVLEAQIKKLKNMSRIIQFVSSAEATLDQDDDSALSRIKSLLKKGNELSSLDPEMGTKLFQLESAKELIEDVLFSLRTHINKMDADAENLEKQEAKLNDLRKLQKKYGPSLEDILQSLVKIEDEISLLQNSEKRKADLEKQRDEIKKEMNKIAMDLNKKRSQGALTLQDLVNEELEDLNMKGVIFSVQIQLKDHFNSLGLNHVEFMSQTSAKDIAKPLAKYASGGELSRILLSLKKVVGKSDYPRTYLFDEVDTGVSGETAEKVGRKLNSIAQGQQVICVTHLPQVAAFGDHHFLIQKSLQNETIQMTVEELNAKDRVREIARLISGEKITKTSMAHAQELLKHLS, from the coding sequence ATGTTAATTGAAATTAAGGTAAATCATTTTGCAATCATTGAAAATCTTCATTTACTTTTTAAAGAGGGCTTCAATGTGATCTCTGGAGAAACAGGTTCTGGGAAATCGGTGTTATTGAAAAGCTTATCTCTGCTAATGGGAAATAAAGGGACCTCAGATATTATCCGAACTGGCCATAGCCAAGCTACCGTAGAAGGTTCATTTGATATTTCTTCCAGGCCAGACATTAAAGAAAAACTAGAATCCTTTGGTTTTGAGACCGATGAGGATCTTTTGGTTGTTCGCAGAGTTATTTCTGCAGATAAGTCAAAAGTGTATTTGAATGGCCAAATGTCTTCATTAAATAGCTTACGGGATCTGGTGTCTCCTCTGGTTGAAGTCACGGGACCGGCTTCGCCCTTGATAGAACTCACTGGACAGCATGAGAATAAAAACTTACTTTCTTCAGCCTATCACTTAGATTTGCTTGACCGGTACTCTGGTGTTTGGGAATTACGAAATCAATTTATTTCTTTCTATTCAAGGCTTAAAGATATCGAATCTAAATTAGAAGACTTGAATGAAAATGACCGCAACCACGCCCAGCGACTTGATTACTTAGAATATCAAAGAGACGAAATTTCTTCTCTGGATTTGCAACCCGGCGAAGACGAGGTTCTTGAAGCACAAATCAAAAAATTAAAAAATATGAGTCGTATCATTCAATTTGTATCTTCAGCGGAAGCTACTTTGGACCAAGATGATGACTCGGCCCTTTCAAGAATTAAGTCTTTACTTAAGAAAGGTAATGAACTTTCGAGTCTTGATCCCGAAATGGGGACTAAGCTTTTTCAATTGGAAAGCGCCAAGGAATTAATTGAGGACGTTTTATTTTCATTACGCACGCATATTAACAAAATGGATGCAGATGCAGAAAATCTCGAAAAACAAGAAGCTAAACTTAACGACCTTCGAAAATTACAAAAAAAATATGGCCCAAGCTTGGAAGATATTCTTCAGTCCTTGGTAAAAATTGAAGATGAAATTTCCCTCTTACAAAATTCTGAAAAAAGAAAAGCTGACCTAGAAAAGCAAAGAGATGAAATCAAAAAAGAGATGAATAAAATAGCGATGGACCTTAACAAAAAACGATCGCAAGGTGCTTTGACTCTTCAAGATTTGGTGAATGAGGAACTAGAAGACCTTAACATGAAAGGAGTTATCTTTTCTGTACAAATTCAATTAAAAGATCACTTTAATTCCCTTGGCCTGAATCATGTCGAATTTATGAGCCAAACTTCTGCTAAGGACATCGCCAAACCCTTGGCCAAATATGCTTCTGGAGGAGAATTATCACGCATTTTACTTTCATTAAAAAAAGTTGTTGGCAAATCAGATTACCCCCGAACCTATCTTTTTGATGAAGTCGACACCGGAGTTTCTGGCGAAACAGCAGAAAAAGTGGGAAGAAAACTAAACTCCATTGCTCAAGGCCAGCAAGTCATTTGTGTTACCCATTTGCCTCAAGTCGCTGCATTTGGCGATCACCATTTTCTAATTCAAAAATCCTTACAGAATGAAACTATTCAAATGACGGTGGAAGAATTAAATGCCAAGGACCGCGTTCGCGAGATCGCCAGGCTTATCAGCGGTGAGAAAATAACCAAAACAAGCATGGCTCACGCTCAAGAGCTTTTAAAACATCTTTCTTAG
- a CDS encoding NAD(+)/NADH kinase: protein MIQTRRTETKNNYFKPRVQHVGIMYREQTEKAILSATEIALWLKERKISCYTLPDQKTIPGTQLISSSLTWKKLNLVIVLGGDGTYLRAACHIEGRKIPLLGFNMGSLGFLTNFSSDQIFPILENTLSGKMELQSRTILEAHIIRKKKKISSFLAINDIVIERGSFSQLINTSIYSENYYISQIKADGLIIATPTGSTAYNLAAGGPLIYPDSHCIVLTPIAPHSLNSRPLILPDDRKLNFKLEDSTPKAHFIVDGQKKMEISNADEIHIVKSTHQHWIIRSPSHNFFHLLREKLKFGERA, encoded by the coding sequence ATGATTCAAACTAGAAGAACTGAAACAAAAAATAATTATTTTAAACCTCGGGTTCAACATGTAGGAATCATGTACCGTGAACAAACAGAGAAGGCCATTTTGTCGGCTACAGAAATTGCATTGTGGCTCAAGGAAAGAAAAATTTCGTGCTATACTCTGCCAGATCAAAAGACCATACCGGGTACCCAATTAATATCTTCGTCCCTAACATGGAAAAAGTTAAATCTGGTCATCGTTCTGGGTGGGGACGGCACTTATTTACGAGCCGCCTGTCACATTGAAGGAAGAAAAATCCCTTTGCTGGGTTTTAATATGGGCTCCCTAGGGTTTTTAACTAACTTTTCTTCGGATCAAATTTTTCCAATTCTTGAAAACACTCTTTCTGGAAAAATGGAACTCCAATCAAGAACTATTCTTGAAGCCCATATTATAAGAAAGAAAAAGAAAATTTCATCTTTTTTGGCAATTAATGACATCGTTATCGAGCGAGGAAGTTTTTCTCAGCTTATTAATACATCGATTTACAGTGAAAATTATTACATCTCACAAATAAAAGCGGATGGTTTGATTATTGCCACTCCCACAGGATCCACGGCCTATAATTTAGCCGCAGGTGGGCCCCTGATCTATCCAGATTCTCACTGCATTGTTCTTACGCCAATTGCCCCCCATAGTTTAAATTCAAGGCCATTAATCCTTCCCGATGACAGAAAGTTAAATTTTAAATTGGAAGACTCAACACCCAAAGCTCATTTCATAGTGGATGGTCAGAAAAAAATGGAAATCTCCAACGCCGACGAGATCCATATTGTAAAAAGCACTCATCAACATTGGATTATCAGGTCTCCATCGCATAATTTTTTTCACTTACTTAGAGAAAAATTAAAATTTGGTGAACGCGCCTAA
- a CDS encoding M3 family metallopeptidase: MANISDNPFFLSHSLFDNAVPFDKIQNHHFVPALDAAITLAKDQLSQLVNNPDAPTFDNTILKLETCSEKMEWILSCFGNLEIANGTDEMHLLAKEIYPKSAAFSSDVSHNPELFKKVKFVYDHKASLKLTKEQARLLEKTYKSFVRNGALLSPEEKEKLRAIDQELSLLSPQFSENVLKATNKFEMILNKEDLSGLPESAIEAAHEMALKKGLSEKYLVNLQIPSYVPFITYSQSRDLREKLFKAYNSKSFNDEFDNQNNILKILHLRSQRAKILGYKTHADFVLEERMAKNPDNVISFLRRLLDKSKAAALKDYEEVANYALEQDQLKDFKPWDFPYYSEKLKEHKYAFHEEDLKPYFKLENAVQGIFEHARKLYGLVFKANLTLPTYHPDVKVYEIYSEKGNVYMGLFYTDFFPRETKKNGAWMTTFREQGLFENQNRRPHVSIVCNFTKPTATKPSLLNYDEVRTLFHEFGHSLHGILSNCSYRSLSGTNVFWDFVELPSQIMENWVQEKEGLDVFANHYETHQLIPKELVEKLVRSQKYLAGWSSLRQIQFALLDMTFHLTDPQSIKNVDEFETQATAESRILPKIAGTNSACSFSHVFAGGYSAGYYSYKWAEVLDADAFEFFKEKGIFNSDVASSFKENILSSGGTEDPMEIYKRFRGREPDPDALLRRDGLN, translated from the coding sequence ATGGCAAATATCTCTGATAACCCGTTTTTCTTAAGTCACTCTTTATTTGATAACGCGGTCCCTTTTGATAAAATTCAGAATCATCATTTTGTTCCAGCTTTAGATGCCGCAATAACCTTAGCCAAAGATCAACTCAGTCAATTAGTAAATAATCCAGACGCTCCCACTTTTGACAATACCATTTTAAAACTTGAGACTTGCAGTGAAAAAATGGAATGGATCCTCTCTTGTTTTGGCAACCTTGAAATTGCCAATGGAACCGATGAAATGCATCTGCTGGCCAAAGAAATTTATCCTAAATCGGCTGCCTTTTCTTCTGACGTTTCTCACAACCCTGAGCTATTTAAAAAAGTAAAGTTTGTTTATGATCACAAGGCCTCGCTGAAGCTGACCAAAGAACAGGCTCGCCTTTTAGAGAAAACCTATAAATCTTTTGTTCGAAATGGCGCCTTACTCAGTCCTGAAGAAAAAGAAAAACTAAGAGCCATTGACCAAGAACTTTCTTTGCTGAGCCCACAGTTTTCAGAAAATGTCTTAAAAGCAACGAATAAGTTTGAAATGATCTTAAATAAAGAAGATTTATCAGGACTTCCCGAAAGCGCCATTGAGGCGGCCCATGAAATGGCCCTCAAAAAAGGGCTTTCTGAAAAATATTTAGTGAATTTGCAAATCCCAAGTTATGTTCCTTTTATCACTTATTCACAAAGCCGTGACTTGCGTGAAAAACTCTTCAAAGCCTATAATTCGAAATCTTTCAATGACGAGTTTGATAATCAAAATAATATACTCAAAATTTTACATTTAAGAAGTCAAAGGGCCAAGATTTTAGGTTACAAAACCCATGCTGATTTTGTCCTTGAAGAACGAATGGCTAAAAATCCTGATAACGTCATTTCTTTTTTAAGACGACTCTTAGATAAGTCCAAGGCGGCGGCTCTCAAAGATTATGAGGAAGTTGCCAACTATGCCTTGGAACAAGATCAGCTTAAAGATTTTAAACCTTGGGACTTCCCCTACTATTCTGAAAAACTAAAAGAGCATAAATACGCTTTCCACGAAGAAGATTTAAAACCTTATTTCAAGCTGGAAAATGCAGTTCAAGGGATTTTTGAACATGCCAGAAAACTTTATGGGCTTGTGTTTAAAGCTAATTTAACTCTGCCAACTTATCACCCGGATGTGAAGGTATATGAAATTTATTCTGAAAAAGGAAATGTCTATATGGGACTTTTCTATACTGATTTTTTCCCTCGCGAAACTAAAAAAAATGGCGCCTGGATGACTACTTTCAGAGAACAAGGTCTTTTTGAAAATCAAAATAGAAGACCCCATGTAAGTATTGTGTGTAATTTTACGAAGCCCACCGCTACCAAGCCTTCTCTGTTGAACTACGATGAAGTTCGAACTTTGTTTCACGAGTTTGGCCATTCTCTTCATGGGATTTTATCCAACTGTTCCTACAGGTCTCTTTCCGGAACTAACGTGTTTTGGGATTTCGTTGAGTTGCCCAGTCAGATTATGGAAAACTGGGTCCAAGAAAAAGAAGGCCTAGATGTGTTTGCAAATCATTATGAGACTCATCAGTTAATCCCCAAGGAACTTGTTGAAAAGCTAGTACGTTCTCAAAAATATTTAGCCGGTTGGTCGAGCCTTCGCCAGATTCAATTTGCTTTGTTGGACATGACATTTCATTTAACAGATCCTCAATCAATCAAAAATGTCGACGAGTTTGAGACTCAAGCTACTGCCGAATCACGAATTCTTCCAAAAATCGCTGGCACGAATTCGGCTTGTAGTTTTAGTCATGTCTTTGCAGGAGGGTATTCTGCCGGTTACTATTCCTACAAATGGGCCGAAGTGCTAGATGCCGATGCTTTTGAATTTTTTAAAGAAAAAGGGATTTTTAATTCTGATGTTGCCTCTTCATTTAAAGAAAATATTTTATCCAGCGGTGGCACTGAAGACCCAATGGAAATTTACAAAAGATTTCGAGGGCGCGAACCCGATCCAGACGCCCTATTAAGAAGAGATGGTTTAAATTAA
- a CDS encoding SAM-dependent methyltransferase: MDAIAKTSLLTAAMRAMETKRSDKEGRLFSDPYAEILAGDEGMDLLRRAIEESGDQPAIAVRTYFIDQKITEALTKGIRQIVMLAAGMDTRAFRLSFPKGTQLYELDRKEVLDYKQMKLTKAPLRCERHALAVDLREEWQGKLQGAGWKRSEPTLWMVEGLLMYLEESQVVTLFERINSLASVKDVMLFDILSRTLLEAPYMKRQLQFLEKMGAPWRFGTDEPEKFMEGFHWNAVVKQTGEVSPTRWPFPVAPRNIPNVPRGFLVEAFKMCTNTTK; the protein is encoded by the coding sequence ATGGATGCCATAGCAAAAACATCATTGTTAACAGCCGCCATGCGCGCAATGGAAACCAAACGCAGTGACAAGGAAGGAAGATTGTTCTCTGATCCTTATGCTGAAATCTTAGCCGGGGACGAGGGCATGGACCTCTTACGAAGGGCCATCGAGGAATCCGGTGACCAGCCTGCCATTGCCGTGCGAACTTACTTTATAGACCAAAAAATTACCGAAGCTCTGACTAAGGGGATTCGACAAATTGTCATGTTAGCGGCGGGAATGGATACCAGGGCATTTCGACTTTCTTTTCCAAAAGGAACACAGTTGTACGAGTTGGATCGAAAAGAAGTTCTAGATTACAAACAAATGAAACTGACCAAGGCTCCGCTCCGGTGCGAACGTCACGCCCTTGCTGTTGATCTGCGCGAGGAGTGGCAAGGGAAATTACAAGGAGCAGGATGGAAACGATCAGAGCCGACCTTGTGGATGGTTGAAGGCTTGTTAATGTATTTGGAAGAGTCACAAGTTGTAACCTTGTTTGAAAGAATAAATTCTTTAGCCTCGGTCAAGGATGTGATGCTCTTTGATATTTTAAGTCGCACTTTGCTTGAAGCACCTTATATGAAAAGACAGCTTCAATTTTTGGAAAAAATGGGGGCTCCTTGGCGTTTTGGTACCGACGAGCCAGAAAAATTCATGGAAGGTTTTCATTGGAATGCCGTCGTTAAACAAACCGGGGAAGTCTCCCCCACCCGATGGCCCTTTCCAGTTGCTCCAAGAAATATTCCCAATGTCCCTCGCGGTTTTTTGGTTGAAGCTTTTAAGATGTGCACGAACACAACAAAGTAA
- a CDS encoding ATP-binding protein codes for MPGRWAKGTGEMFLLPMDFDEWCEMRSQAKWPLLSRLDGLRLYMKTGGFPTALAESGAEGNYPAEAIKTYRRWIEGDVVKLKKQPQYMMELIGQIAKSMGSSLSMQTLAENTQMMSYHTAQDYISILEHAFAVRVLYAYNPEKDIFQMKKEKKLYFTDPLIYWVALDWSGIRTPEHFEAQLAETIACENLMRRAKRIGYYSDQNGEVDFVSAKDWAIEVKWAPTTGNLSKAFKNLLIVNKKVWTQENFLL; via the coding sequence ATGCCAGGAAGGTGGGCTAAGGGCACCGGAGAAATGTTTCTGTTACCTATGGATTTTGATGAATGGTGCGAAATGAGAAGTCAAGCCAAATGGCCTCTGCTTTCTCGCTTGGATGGGTTGCGACTGTACATGAAAACGGGGGGATTTCCAACGGCTCTCGCAGAGTCTGGCGCCGAAGGAAACTATCCTGCAGAAGCGATTAAAACTTATCGCCGTTGGATCGAAGGCGACGTTGTCAAACTCAAAAAACAGCCCCAGTACATGATGGAGTTGATTGGGCAAATCGCCAAATCCATGGGAAGTAGTCTCAGCATGCAAACTCTAGCAGAAAACACACAGATGATGAGCTATCACACCGCTCAAGATTATATCAGCATTCTTGAGCATGCCTTTGCCGTCAGAGTTCTCTATGCTTACAATCCTGAAAAAGATATTTTTCAAATGAAAAAGGAAAAGAAATTGTACTTCACGGATCCATTAATCTACTGGGTCGCTCTCGATTGGTCAGGCATAAGAACTCCCGAGCATTTTGAAGCTCAGTTGGCAGAGACCATCGCCTGTGAAAATCTCATGCGAAGGGCAAAGCGAATTGGATATTACTCGGATCAAAATGGAGAGGTGGATTTTGTTTCAGCAAAAGATTGGGCTATTGAAGTCAAATGGGCTCCAACCACTGGCAATTTATCAAAAGCTTTTAAAAATTTATTAATTGTTAACAAAAAAGTTTGGACTCAGGAGAATTTCCTCCTTTAA
- a CDS encoding L,D-transpeptidase, translating into MNNENKSTNDSTKELIKKQDFSKRIIISSEKQTAELWQGGTLRKTYLISTAQNGLGCSEGSYCTPYGKLRVLSKIGDGLPMGAVLRSRVSTGEIWPNNSNDSDEDLVLTRVLWLEGVEEHNLNTQFRFIYLHGTNHESMLGKAVSHGCIRFRNKDILELYDSVDVGTEVKVV; encoded by the coding sequence ATGAACAACGAGAATAAATCAACAAACGATTCAACAAAGGAATTAATAAAAAAACAAGATTTCTCAAAGAGAATTATCATTAGTAGCGAAAAGCAGACAGCGGAATTATGGCAGGGCGGTACACTTCGAAAAACTTATCTCATTTCAACGGCCCAAAATGGCTTGGGATGCAGCGAAGGCAGTTACTGCACTCCATATGGGAAACTGAGAGTGTTATCAAAAATAGGCGACGGACTTCCGATGGGTGCGGTCTTGCGCTCAAGGGTCTCTACTGGGGAGATTTGGCCTAACAACTCGAATGATTCTGACGAAGATCTTGTTCTGACGAGAGTGCTTTGGCTGGAAGGGGTGGAGGAACATAACTTAAACACTCAATTTCGGTTTATCTATTTACATGGGACCAATCATGAATCCATGCTAGGTAAAGCTGTTTCCCATGGCTGTATTCGTTTTAGAAATAAAGACATTTTAGAATTGTATGATAGTGTTGATGTTGGCACTGAAGTTAAGGTTGTATGA
- a CDS encoding M24 family metallopeptidase, whose translation MKNTESEYAGDNYERTGAKFNLDIFLNAREMCISTTHKIISEIQSGMNEKDIKDLVDKHFSKIGVTKFWHPTKIRIQSDTMKSFRELSDPHLKCAIGDICFLDLGPVIQEHEADYGKTFLVGKSETNSLIQTCHAIFDSCAQKWKLERLSGKKLFEYANELAKKQGYKLNPMMSGHRLGDFPHKLFSSEKLFEIESVPTKNLWVLEIHIIDESKNTGAFFEDILL comes from the coding sequence ATGAAAAATACTGAAAGTGAATATGCAGGCGATAACTATGAAAGAACTGGAGCTAAATTTAACTTAGATATTTTTCTAAATGCCAGAGAGATGTGTATTTCCACAACTCATAAGATTATCTCAGAAATTCAATCAGGAATGAATGAAAAAGACATCAAAGATTTGGTAGACAAACATTTTTCAAAAATTGGCGTTACTAAATTCTGGCATCCGACGAAAATTAGAATTCAATCAGATACCATGAAAAGTTTTAGGGAATTGTCAGATCCTCATTTGAAATGTGCCATTGGGGATATTTGTTTCTTAGATTTAGGGCCTGTGATTCAAGAACATGAGGCAGATTATGGCAAAACATTTTTAGTTGGAAAATCAGAAACAAATAGTCTGATTCAAACTTGTCATGCGATTTTTGACAGTTGCGCGCAAAAGTGGAAATTAGAAAGATTATCAGGAAAAAAATTATTTGAATATGCCAATGAATTAGCTAAGAAACAAGGTTATAAATTAAATCCGATGATGTCAGGCCATCGGTTAGGTGATTTTCCTCATAAGCTATTCTCCTCTGAAAAATTGTTTGAAATAGAATCAGTACCAACTAAGAATTTGTGGGTTTTAGAAATACACATTATTGATGAATCAAAAAATACCGGCGCCTTTTTCGAAGATATTTTACTTTAA
- a CDS encoding long-chain fatty acid--CoA ligase, producing MTTRTLPSFLLEFLQRDQKVAFLYKDEDSWKPISWSNYQKDVYKFAQFLHESNLSESAKVAIISNTRYEWSVIELAIMCVQAISIPIYQNSTPEEMKVILNHSQAELIILENNTTLKSWNKIKKDCPHVKKVILMEQASIVDKELISIENIFSKIISQNEIKRIENQINKIQSSDLATIVYTSGTTGEPKGVLLTHEQIISEVSEAFPTCGVSSEDTSLTFLPFAHVLGRIETWAHCYFGYTMAFAESIDRIKNNLTEINPTFVFAVPRIFEKIFTFVISSLEQNKYKARAFHWALDVGKKVCTAYRENERISPKDLFIYELAKAILLKNIKNVFGTRLRFCVSGGAPINRTISEFFEACGVIILEGYGLTETTAAICVNTPFNYRFGSVGLPIGDVELKIASDGEILVKSKKVMKGYYKNPEGTKEAFDGSWFKTGDIGEILPSGDLRITDRKKDLIKTANGKYVAPQKLEGILKLNPLISHALIHGDQKKYVIALITLDKDKTLAWAKSNAINISDWNELISHSLVVDNIRTTIINLNAELASHESIKKHQIIPDDFTVENGSLTPSLKVKRKLLDQKYKSIIDGLYD from the coding sequence ATGACCACGAGAACACTCCCCTCTTTTCTTTTAGAGTTCCTGCAACGTGATCAAAAAGTGGCATTCCTTTATAAGGATGAGGACTCATGGAAACCCATTTCTTGGTCGAATTATCAAAAAGATGTCTATAAGTTTGCTCAATTTCTTCATGAATCAAACTTATCTGAATCAGCTAAGGTAGCTATCATTTCAAACACTCGATATGAATGGTCTGTCATTGAATTAGCTATCATGTGCGTACAAGCTATCTCAATTCCTATTTATCAAAATTCAACCCCTGAAGAAATGAAGGTCATACTCAATCACTCACAAGCTGAGCTCATTATTCTAGAAAACAATACTACTCTGAAGTCTTGGAACAAAATCAAAAAGGACTGTCCTCATGTTAAAAAAGTTATTTTAATGGAACAAGCTTCAATTGTAGATAAAGAGCTTATCTCCATAGAAAATATATTTTCCAAAATAATTTCTCAGAATGAAATCAAAAGAATTGAGAATCAAATTAATAAAATTCAATCCTCTGACTTAGCAACCATAGTTTATACAAGCGGAACCACGGGAGAACCTAAAGGCGTTTTATTAACACATGAACAAATCATTTCTGAAGTTAGCGAGGCTTTTCCCACTTGCGGTGTCAGTTCCGAAGACACGTCCTTAACTTTTCTTCCCTTTGCTCATGTATTAGGTCGCATCGAAACATGGGCTCATTGCTATTTTGGATACACCATGGCCTTTGCTGAAAGTATTGACAGAATTAAAAATAATTTAACGGAAATCAACCCGACTTTTGTTTTCGCAGTTCCAAGAATTTTCGAGAAAATTTTCACCTTTGTTATAAGCAGTCTTGAACAAAATAAATATAAAGCTAGGGCCTTTCATTGGGCTCTTGATGTGGGGAAAAAAGTTTGCACTGCTTACCGAGAAAATGAAAGAATTTCGCCGAAAGATTTATTTATTTATGAGTTAGCTAAGGCAATTCTCTTAAAAAATATTAAAAACGTATTTGGAACTCGGTTAAGGTTTTGCGTGAGTGGTGGCGCTCCCATAAATCGAACCATCTCAGAGTTTTTTGAAGCCTGTGGCGTTATCATCCTAGAAGGGTATGGGCTGACAGAAACAACGGCCGCTATCTGTGTTAATACTCCTTTTAATTATCGATTTGGCAGCGTTGGCCTTCCCATAGGCGATGTCGAGCTCAAAATTGCGTCGGACGGTGAGATCTTAGTTAAAAGCAAAAAGGTCATGAAAGGATATTACAAAAATCCCGAGGGAACAAAAGAAGCCTTCGACGGATCTTGGTTTAAAACGGGTGATATCGGAGAAATTCTACCCTCGGGAGATTTGCGAATCACCGACAGAAAGAAAGATTTAATTAAAACAGCAAATGGAAAATATGTGGCCCCACAAAAGCTAGAAGGAATTCTTAAATTGAACCCTCTTATTTCACATGCCTTGATACATGGAGATCAAAAAAAGTATGTTATTGCCCTTATTACTTTAGACAAAGACAAAACCCTTGCCTGGGCAAAATCCAATGCTATTAATATCTCTGATTGGAACGAGCTCATTTCTCATAGTCTTGTTGTCGACAATATTAGGACGACCATTATTAATTTGAACGCGGAATTAGCGAGCCATGAAAGTATCAAAAAACATCAAATCATTCCTGATGACTTTACTGTTGAAAATGGATCGCTTACACCCTCGCTAAAGGTGAAAAGAAAACTACTAGATCAAAAATACAAGTCAATCATTGATGGCCTCTATGATTAA